CAGTATTAATTACGGGTTCTTCTCAAGGGATTGGTCGCTCCACAGCCAAGCTATTTGCCAGTAAAGGCTATAATATTGTCCTCGCCGCGCGTACTTTTGAGCGTTTGAGTTCAGTTGCTCAAGAAATTGAGTCTCTAGGGGTGAAAGCCTTACCTATTGCCTGTGATGTGACTGACTCAGAGCAAGTCAACATTCTGATGGACAAAGCATTGACTAAGTTTGGTCATATTGACTTACTGATTAACAATGCAGGTATCTGCATGACTGCACCAATGGAAAAGACTACCTTAGAAGATTGGCAACGGATACTGAATGTCAATCTCTGGGGCTATATTTATCCCATTTATGCCCTACTTCCCCATTTTTTAGAGCGTAAACAAGGCACTATCGTTAATGTTGGCTCGTTTGGCGGGAAAATGCCTTTACCTAACATGACGGCTTACTGTACGAGCAAATACGCTGTCACGGGCTTGACAGAGACACTGCGTTTGGAATTAGAACCAAAAGGGATTCAGGTGTG
Above is a window of Cyanobacterium sp. T60_A2020_053 DNA encoding:
- a CDS encoding SDR family oxidoreductase; protein product: MVSTVLITGSSQGIGRSTAKLFASKGYNIVLAARTFERLSSVAQEIESLGVKALPIACDVTDSEQVNILMDKALTKFGHIDLLINNAGICMTAPMEKTTLEDWQRILNVNLWGYIYPIYALLPHFLERKQGTIVNVGSFGGKMPLPNMTAYCTSKYAVTGLTETLRLELEPKGIQVCGVHPSVTNSDFLSRAVFRSGNEQQEDVMRQQMKEMLKSPLASQPEDVAKAIWEVVQHPSPSVIVGSGALMTSIYSWFPGLTQWLMSRGTKG